In Porphyrobacter sp. LM 6, one DNA window encodes the following:
- a CDS encoding VOC family protein: MNSTSQPRVTGLGGVFYVVRDPEATRAWYRDVLGIDGEYGPQLAWSDEPRSHPYSLISHFADDAYIQPGAGGFMINLRVDHCDGFVAMLRAKGITILGEADEGYGKFAWLLDPDGVKIELWEQVADELP; this comes from the coding sequence ATGAACAGCACATCGCAACCGCGTGTCACCGGCCTCGGGGGCGTGTTCTACGTGGTCAGGGATCCGGAAGCGACCCGCGCATGGTATCGCGATGTGCTGGGCATCGACGGGGAATATGGCCCGCAGCTGGCATGGTCGGATGAACCGCGCAGCCACCCCTATTCACTGATCAGCCACTTTGCCGATGATGCCTATATCCAGCCCGGCGCGGGCGGGTTCATGATCAACCTCAGGGTCGATCACTGCGACGGGTTCGTGGCGATGCTGCGCGCCAAGGGTATCACCATCCTCGGCGAGGCGGACGAAGGCTATGGCAAGTTCGCCTGGTTGCTTGATCCCGACGGGGTCAAGATCGAGCTGTGGGAACAGGTCGCCGACGAATTGCCCTGA
- a CDS encoding proteasome-type protease: MTYCVGMVLDKGLVLMSDTRTNSGVDNISTFRKLFQWSVPGERMIAVMTAGNLATTQAVISQLEERTKAPGERENTLLKGPTMFQVATEIGRLLRTTIEEAQRVNGDDGKGRFTATMIVAGQIKGMQPRLFMIYPEGNFIEASWDTPFFQIGETKYGRPILIRGYDRQMSFEDAVKLMMVSFDSTLKANLSVGLPLDLLVIGKDEFAATHAHRVTADDPYFDTISSGWGDALKAAFHSLPPYRFAENP, translated from the coding sequence CAACATCTCGACCTTCCGCAAGCTGTTTCAATGGAGCGTGCCGGGCGAACGGATGATCGCGGTGATGACGGCGGGCAACCTTGCGACCACGCAGGCCGTCATCAGCCAGCTGGAGGAACGCACCAAGGCGCCCGGCGAGCGCGAGAACACCCTGCTCAAGGGGCCGACCATGTTCCAGGTCGCGACCGAAATCGGCCGCCTGCTGCGCACCACGATCGAGGAGGCGCAGCGCGTCAACGGCGATGACGGCAAGGGGCGCTTCACCGCCACCATGATCGTCGCCGGCCAGATCAAGGGCATGCAGCCGCGCCTGTTCATGATCTATCCCGAAGGCAACTTCATCGAGGCAAGCTGGGACACCCCGTTCTTCCAGATCGGCGAGACCAAGTACGGCCGCCCGATCCTGATCCGCGGCTATGACCGGCAGATGAGCTTCGAGGATGCGGTCAAGCTGATGATGGTCAGCTTCGATTCCACGCTGAAGGCCAACCTGTCGGTCGGCTTGCCGCTTGATCTGCTGGTAATCGGCAAGGATGAGTTTGCCGCGACCCACGCCCACCGCGTTACTGCCGACGATCCCTATTTCGACACGATTTCATCGGGATGGGGCGATGCGCTCAAAGCGGCATTCCATTCGCTGCCGCCCTATCGCTTTGCCGAAAACCCCTAG
- a CDS encoding response regulator transcription factor, which translates to MRSLRRSVGTRGSPPREGIIIARDTPEQGGVDLILERLGRLGVWLPLIAVDVQPRPNRIVEAIKAGALDYLALPLDPERFTRSLARIAHEAEQFGMARRRMIEARDRIATLSVREREVLDWLAEGSSNKAIARELDISPRTVEIHRANMMTKLGARHAAEAVRLKLEAKLEASMETRLRA; encoded by the coding sequence TTGCGAAGTTTACGGCGATCTGTCGGAACTCGGGGTTCACCCCCGCGCGAAGGTATCATCATCGCCCGCGACACGCCGGAACAGGGCGGGGTCGATCTGATCCTTGAACGTCTCGGTCGGCTGGGGGTATGGCTGCCGCTGATCGCAGTGGATGTGCAGCCGCGTCCGAACCGGATTGTCGAGGCGATCAAGGCCGGGGCGCTCGACTATCTCGCGCTCCCGCTCGATCCCGAACGCTTCACCCGCTCGCTGGCGCGGATCGCTCATGAAGCCGAACAGTTCGGCATGGCCCGCCGCCGCATGATCGAAGCGCGTGATCGCATCGCGACGCTCTCGGTGCGCGAACGTGAGGTGCTCGACTGGCTGGCCGAAGGCAGCAGCAACAAGGCCATCGCCCGCGAATTGGACATCAGCCCGCGCACGGTCGAAATCCACCGCGCCAACATGATGACCAAGCTCGGCGCGCGTCACGCGGCCGAAGCGGTGCGGCTCAAGCTTGAAGCGAAGCTCGAAGCATCGATGGAAACGCGCCTGAGAGCATAA
- a CDS encoding extensin-like domain-containing protein has protein sequence MMARNSLRAGLLVVAATALTACGSLVPGSGSQSARGADAPATRIGSAPQSYAQRPEDASCLADLGAGGARFTPLPDAYTAPGCNRLGTVQLTALASDRTALAVSNIGPVQCGTAKVFNDWARFGVDRAARQILGSPVARIETMGSYSCRNVAGTERRSAHARAAAIDVSGFVLADGRRIVVKRDWQGGDAATREFLRVVHTSACKRFGTVLGPAYNAAHEDHLHLEGGSGSFCR, from the coding sequence ATGATGGCGAGGAACTCCCTTCGTGCCGGCCTGCTGGTTGTCGCTGCTACGGCGCTCACGGCGTGCGGTTCGCTGGTGCCGGGATCCGGCAGCCAGAGCGCGCGCGGTGCAGACGCGCCTGCCACCCGTATTGGTTCCGCCCCGCAAAGCTATGCCCAGCGCCCCGAGGATGCGAGTTGCCTGGCCGATCTCGGCGCGGGCGGAGCGCGCTTCACCCCGCTGCCGGACGCTTACACCGCACCGGGGTGCAACCGGCTCGGCACGGTGCAGCTGACCGCACTGGCGAGCGACCGCACGGCACTTGCCGTGAGCAATATCGGGCCGGTGCAATGCGGCACCGCCAAGGTGTTCAATGACTGGGCGCGCTTCGGGGTCGATCGGGCCGCGCGCCAGATCCTCGGCAGTCCGGTGGCGCGGATCGAAACGATGGGTTCCTATTCCTGCCGCAATGTCGCGGGCACCGAACGCCGTTCGGCCCATGCCCGCGCCGCGGCGATCGACGTATCGGGCTTTGTCCTCGCCGATGGCCGCCGGATCGTGGTCAAGCGCGACTGGCAGGGCGGCGACGCGGCAACGCGCGAATTTCTGCGGGTGGTGCACACCAGCGCCTGCAAGCGGTTCGGCACCGTGCTCGGCCCGGCTTACAACGCCGCACACGAAGATCACCTTCACCTCGAAGGGGGAAGCGGAAGCTTCTGCCGATAG
- the putP gene encoding sodium/proline symporter PutP, producing the protein MNAYTLAALAAYFALMIAIGIYAWAKTRADSEGYLLGGRDLGPAVTALSAGASDMSGWLLLGLPGALYVGGLVEAWIAIGLTVGAALNWIIVAPRLREQTERLGNALTIPQFLANRFPESGTALRVTSAVIIVAFFTVYTASGMVGGGKLFETAFGGALPQTGLSDYMLGIWITAGIVLVYTTIGGFLAVSLTDFVQGMIMMIALVVMPLVILFGTDGGATMSAVPQEGFLSLTQGATFIGVISAVTWGLGYFGQPHIIVRFMAIDRVENVPRAGIIGMSWMVISLTGAVAVGLAGRAYAEANGIVVEDPETIFILLAQLLFHPAVTGFLYAALLAAIMSTIASQLLVSSSSLTEDFYRLFLRRNATEREAVNIGRVSVALVAAAAMVIAADPDSQVLGLVANAWAGFGAAFGPLILLALTWKGMTGAGAVAGLVTGAGVVAGWIALGLNKAFLGGPGLYEIVPGFIAAMFAIVVVSALTRR; encoded by the coding sequence ATGAACGCCTATACGCTCGCGGCGCTGGCCGCTTATTTCGCGCTGATGATTGCCATCGGGATTTATGCCTGGGCCAAGACCCGGGCAGATTCAGAGGGCTACCTGCTCGGCGGACGCGATCTCGGGCCGGCGGTGACCGCTCTCAGCGCCGGGGCCTCGGATATGTCGGGCTGGCTGCTGCTGGGCCTGCCGGGTGCGCTCTATGTTGGCGGGCTGGTGGAGGCGTGGATCGCCATCGGCCTTACGGTGGGTGCGGCGCTCAACTGGATCATCGTCGCCCCGCGGCTGCGCGAACAGACCGAGCGGCTGGGCAATGCGCTGACCATCCCGCAATTCCTCGCCAACCGCTTCCCTGAAAGCGGAACGGCGCTGCGGGTCACCTCGGCGGTGATCATCGTCGCCTTCTTCACGGTCTATACCGCAAGCGGCATGGTCGGCGGGGGCAAGCTGTTCGAAACCGCCTTTGGCGGCGCGCTGCCGCAGACGGGCCTCAGCGATTACATGCTCGGCATTTGGATCACGGCGGGGATCGTGCTGGTCTACACCACGATCGGCGGGTTCCTCGCGGTCAGCCTCACCGACTTCGTGCAGGGCATGATCATGATGATCGCACTGGTGGTGATGCCGCTTGTGATCCTGTTCGGCACGGATGGCGGTGCCACCATGTCCGCCGTGCCGCAGGAAGGCTTCCTCAGCCTGACGCAAGGGGCGACCTTCATCGGCGTGATCAGCGCCGTGACCTGGGGCCTCGGCTATTTCGGCCAGCCGCACATCATCGTGCGCTTCATGGCGATCGACCGGGTCGAGAATGTCCCGCGTGCCGGGATTATCGGGATGAGCTGGATGGTGATCTCGCTCACCGGCGCGGTGGCCGTGGGCCTTGCGGGCCGCGCCTATGCCGAGGCGAACGGGATCGTGGTCGAGGATCCCGAGACGATCTTCATCCTGCTCGCTCAGCTGCTGTTCCACCCGGCGGTGACGGGCTTCCTCTATGCTGCGCTGCTGGCGGCGATCATGAGCACAATCGCCTCGCAGCTGCTGGTGTCGTCCTCATCACTGACCGAAGATTTCTACCGCCTGTTCCTGCGCCGCAATGCGACCGAGCGTGAGGCGGTGAATATCGGGCGGGTGTCGGTCGCGCTGGTCGCGGCTGCGGCGATGGTGATCGCCGCCGATCCCGACAGTCAGGTTCTCGGCCTTGTCGCCAATGCCTGGGCGGGCTTCGGCGCGGCGTTCGGCCCGCTGATCCTGCTGGCGCTGACGTGGAAGGGCATGACCGGCGCGGGCGCGGTGGCGGGACTTGTGACCGGCGCGGGCGTGGTTGCCGGATGGATCGCGCTCGGCTTGAACAAGGCCTTCCTCGGCGGCCCCGGCCTCTACGAGATCGTGCCGGGCTTCATCGCCGCGATGTTCGCCATCGTGGTGGTGAGCGCGCTTACGCGCCGCTGA
- the typA gene encoding translational GTPase TypA, with product MSSALRNIAIIAHVDHGKTTLVDQLFRQSGTFRDNQRVEERAMDSGDLEKERGITILAKCTSVEWEGADGNTTRINIVDTPGHADFGAEVERILSMVDGVILLVDSAEGAMPQTKFVTGKALALGLRPIVVVNKIDRPDGRPQEVLDEVFDLFVSLDANDEQLDFPVLYASGRDGYASDDQEARSGSLAPLFEKIIAHVPAPGLDADAKFSFLATLLDRDNFMGRVLTGRVHSGTIKVNDPIHAIDMDGKVIEVGRATKLMSFDGLERVPVEVARAGDIIAIAGLEKATVANTICDPSVSDPIAAQPIDPPTLAMRFSVNDSPLAGREGSKVTSRMIRDRLLREAETNVAIRVTESEDKDSFEVAGRGELQLGVLIETMRREGFELGISRPRVLFREEGGKRMEPYETVVIDVDDEHSGTVVEKMQRRKADLTEMRPSGVGKTRITFSAPSRGLIGYHGEFLSDTRGTGIMNRLFEKYDVYKGPIEGRINGVLISNGDGEAVAYALNSLEERGTLFIGPQMKVYEGMVIGENAKPDDLEVNPLKAKQLTNIRSSGKDDAIRLTPPRRMSLEQAIAYIDDDEMVEVTPQSIRLRKAILCPHERKKARRKKDD from the coding sequence ATGTCGTCCGCCCTCAGAAATATCGCGATCATTGCCCACGTTGACCACGGCAAGACCACGCTGGTCGACCAGCTGTTCCGCCAGTCGGGCACGTTCCGCGACAACCAGCGCGTCGAAGAGCGCGCGATGGATTCGGGCGATCTCGAAAAGGAACGCGGGATCACCATTCTCGCCAAGTGCACCAGCGTCGAATGGGAAGGCGCTGACGGCAACACCACCCGCATCAACATCGTCGACACCCCCGGCCACGCCGACTTCGGCGCCGAAGTGGAGCGCATCCTCAGCATGGTCGATGGCGTGATCCTGCTGGTCGACAGTGCCGAAGGGGCGATGCCGCAGACCAAGTTCGTGACCGGCAAGGCACTCGCGCTAGGCCTACGTCCGATCGTGGTCGTCAACAAGATCGACCGCCCCGACGGCCGCCCGCAGGAAGTGCTCGACGAGGTGTTCGACCTGTTCGTCAGCCTCGATGCCAATGACGAACAGCTCGATTTCCCGGTGCTCTACGCCTCGGGTCGCGATGGCTACGCCAGCGATGATCAGGAAGCGCGTAGCGGCAGCCTTGCTCCGCTGTTCGAGAAGATCATCGCCCACGTGCCGGCCCCGGGCCTCGACGCGGACGCCAAGTTCAGCTTCCTTGCCACGCTGCTTGACCGCGACAACTTCATGGGCCGCGTGCTGACCGGCCGCGTTCATTCGGGCACGATCAAGGTCAATGATCCGATCCACGCCATCGACATGGACGGCAAGGTGATCGAAGTCGGCCGCGCCACCAAGCTGATGAGCTTCGACGGGCTTGAGCGCGTGCCGGTCGAAGTCGCCCGCGCGGGCGACATCATCGCGATTGCGGGCCTCGAAAAGGCAACCGTCGCCAATACCATCTGCGATCCTTCCGTGTCCGATCCCATCGCCGCCCAGCCGATCGACCCGCCGACGCTGGCGATGCGCTTCTCGGTCAACGACAGCCCGCTCGCCGGGCGCGAAGGCAGCAAGGTCACCAGCCGCATGATCCGCGACCGCCTGCTGCGCGAAGCGGAAACCAACGTCGCGATCCGCGTCACCGAGAGCGAGGACAAGGACAGCTTCGAAGTCGCCGGCCGCGGCGAACTTCAGCTCGGCGTGCTGATCGAAACGATGCGCCGCGAAGGTTTCGAACTCGGCATCTCGCGTCCGCGCGTGCTGTTCCGCGAAGAAGGCGGCAAGCGCATGGAGCCCTACGAAACCGTCGTCATCGATGTGGACGATGAACACTCGGGCACGGTTGTCGAGAAGATGCAGCGCCGCAAGGCCGACCTAACCGAAATGCGCCCCTCGGGCGTGGGCAAGACCCGCATCACCTTCTCGGCCCCATCGCGCGGCCTGATCGGCTACCACGGCGAATTCCTGTCCGACACGCGCGGCACGGGCATCATGAACCGGCTGTTCGAGAAGTATGACGTCTACAAGGGCCCGATCGAAGGCCGCATCAACGGCGTGCTGATCTCCAACGGCGACGGCGAGGCGGTGGCCTATGCGCTCAATTCGCTCGAAGAGCGCGGCACCCTGTTCATCGGCCCGCAGATGAAGGTCTATGAAGGCATGGTGATCGGCGAGAACGCCAAGCCGGATGATCTGGAAGTGAACCCGCTCAAGGCCAAACAGCTCACCAACATCCGCTCGAGCGGCAAGGACGACGCGATCCGCCTCACCCCGCCGCGCCGCATGAGCCTTGAACAAGCCATCGCCTATATCGACGATGATGAAATGGTCGAGGTGACCCCCCAGTCGATCCGCCTGCGCAAGGCGATCCTGTGCCCGCACGAACGCAAGAAGGCGCGGCGCAAGAAGGACGATTGA